DNA from Merismopedia glauca CCAP 1448/3:
AGAATTAGGTTATCACCAAAATCAAGGCAAAAAAGACGCGATTTTTTGGGGACAAAGAGGACCAATGACTCCCAGAGGAGTCGAAAGTATGTTGCATAAATATGTAGTTCACGCCGAACTCAATGAAGTTACACCCCATAAGCTCAGACATACCTTTTGCAAGAATTTAATTGATGCTGGAGTCACTTTAGAAAAAGTCGCCATGTTAGCGGGACATGAAAACTTAGAAACTACTCGTCGTTACTGTTCCCCATCTAGCCATGATTTAGAAGCAGCAGTGGCATTAATTGGAGTCAATGAATAACATCTAATGCCAGGACAATTTTTAACCAAAGCTGAAAGGGAACTACTGTCCTCTTGGACGACTCATCCTACAGAAGATAATACTATTACATTCTTTACTCTTTCCTCTCCAGAATTAAGCATAGTCAAAAAACGCAGTGGAGAGCTTAACCGACTGGTTTTTGCGATTCAGTTAGGAGCTTTAAGATATCTTGGCTTTGTTCCCGATGATTTAGGCAAAACACCCTCAATCATAGTCGAATATGTAGTCAGTCAACTTAATTTGAATCCCAAAGGACTCTCTACTTATCAACAAAGACCAAGCACTCGCACCAATCAACTTCAAGAAATTCGAGAACTTTTAGGATGGAGAAAACCAACAAGTCTCGACTTATTATTATGGGAGAAATGGCTCTTAGATAGAGCAATGGAGCATGACCGCCCCAGTCTTCTGTTTCAATTACTGTGTGAGAAACTTCTGCTCGAAAAGATTGTGCGTCCGGCGGTAACAACCTTAGAACGGATGGTAATTACGGCTCGTAGTGCAGCCACAACCGAAACTTTTTCTCGTCTGCAATTTCTGTTAACTTCTTCGACAAAAGTCTTTCTAGATTCCCTGTTAATTGCTGATAAGACTACAGGTCGAACTCCTCTAACTTGGTTAAATCGTGAAGAAACAAGTAATTCTCCCAATGCCATCTTAAATGCCCTTTCTAAGCTCACTTTTTTAGCTGAATATAAGATTCAACAATGGGATTTATCCTGCCTTAATCCTAATCGAATTAAGTTTTTAGCACAATTAGGTAAAAAGTCGAGTAATCAAGCTCTACAAAGAGCCAATGA
Protein-coding regions in this window:
- a CDS encoding DUF4158 domain-containing protein; the protein is MPGQFLTKAERELLSSWTTHPTEDNTITFFTLSSPELSIVKKRSGELNRLVFAIQLGALRYLGFVPDDLGKTPSIIVEYVVSQLNLNPKGLSTYQQRPSTRTNQLQEIRELLGWRKPTSLDLLLWEKWLLDRAMEHDRPSLLFQLLCEKLLLEKIVRPAVTTLERMVITARSAATTETFSRLQFLLTSSTKVFLDSLLIADKTTGRTPLTWLNREETSNSPNAILNALSKLTFLAEYKIQQWDLSCLNPNRIKFLAQLGKKSSNQALQRANDEKRYPILVAFVYQIFEEVTDETMDLYIHCLGDIDARARRDLKEFHLREAKSTNEKVRLLKELGQIILDEAIKNEEVRGEIFQNISPEALRAAIEDCKRLMRPLDDNHFDFLANRYGYLRRFAPVFFGVFSFTSNLADDPLLKALSLLRELDGENKRKIPSDAPQDFITPKWRNYVFDETGNLVRRYYEMSVLWELRRALRSGDVWLEHSRRYAKE